One Intestinimonas butyriciproducens genomic window, GTGACGGTGGGCGTGCTTTTTCTCACCCTGCGGGCGGGCCTGGCGGGCAGAGAAGAGGTCACCCTGCGGGGCAGGAGCATCTCCCACCGCAGGGTGATGAACGCGCTCACCCTCACACTGATCGTGGCGGTGATTTTCCTGGCAGGATCCATGATTATCTCTCTGGTGGACGACGTCCCATTTCTGTCCGCTGCCTTCGAGTCGGCCTCTGCCATGGCCACGGTGGGCGTGACGGTGGGCATCACCCCCACTTTGAGCCTTTTCTCCCACGTGCTGCTCATCTGTATGATGTTCCTGGGTCGCGTGGGTATCATGTCCTTTTCCATCGCTTTTCTGGCGAGGAGCAAGTATCCGGCAAAGATCAAATATCCCACCATGGATATCATGATCGGCTGAGCTGCGGTCAAAAGGAGCTGTATGCTGTGAAAACTTATGTTGTGATCGGATTGGGGCGCTTTGGCACTGCGGTTGCCGCAGAGCTCTGCAAGCTGGGCCATGAGGTGCTGGCGATCGATGGAGACGAGGGACGGGTGCAGGCCATTGCCGACCATGTGACCCATGCTGTCACCGGCGATGCCCGGGACCCGGCCGTCCTCCGGGCCCTTGGAGTGAGAAACTATGACTGCGCCATTGTGGCGGTGGCCGACGATGTGGGCAACAGCGCCCTCATCACTATGAATCTCAAGGAGATCGGTGTCAAACAGGTCATTGCCAAGGCCCAGAGCCACGTCCACCAGAAGGTGCTACAAAAGATCGGCGCAGACAGGGTGGTGTTCCCGGAGCACGAGACAGGCGTGAAGCTGGCGCAGAACCTCTCCAGTTCCAATATCCTCAATTTTATCGAGCTCTCCGACGACTTTGGCATCGTGGAGCTCGCCGCCCCGAAGCCCTGGCAGGGACATTCCATCAAGGATCTGGACGTGCGGGCCAAATATGGCGTCAATATCATCGCCGTTCGGAAGGGCGGGAGTGAAAACGATCTGGTAGTGGCCCCCGGAGCGTCCTATGTGATCTCGCCCGGCGA contains:
- a CDS encoding potassium channel family protein; its protein translation is MKTYVVIGLGRFGTAVAAELCKLGHEVLAIDGDEGRVQAIADHVTHAVTGDARDPAVLRALGVRNYDCAIVAVADDVGNSALITMNLKEIGVKQVIAKAQSHVHQKVLQKIGADRVVFPEHETGVKLAQNLSSSNILNFIELSDDFGIVELAAPKPWQGHSIKDLDVRAKYGVNIIAVRKGGSENDLVVAPGASYVISPGDVVVTLGRNENTSTLHDL